In Candidatus Methanomethylophilus alvi Mx1201, a genomic segment contains:
- a CDS encoding AIM24 family protein, whose translation MKFTITGIMSQVLNVQLAPGDILKTAPGRLISKSFNVNVKINDSAFISGLKKMFSDSFIDMVEYSSEKGMGLVTVGPSVPGMIMDVDLGKGDWIMQKHGMLACSRGTAISREMQRHLGDPQFDQEGLVLLKVSGDGTAFIASCGDFTTMDLRPDDRYTVSTSHALAWESSVKYSIRSIRSKAEDTRDDDECVTDFKGPGRIVIQNMSEGDIAGMVARFSAKNQ comes from the coding sequence ATGAAGTTCACGATCACCGGCATCATGTCGCAGGTCCTCAACGTGCAGTTGGCACCGGGCGACATTCTGAAGACCGCGCCGGGAAGGCTCATAAGCAAGTCCTTCAACGTGAACGTCAAGATCAACGACAGCGCCTTCATATCCGGTCTGAAGAAGATGTTCTCCGACTCCTTCATCGACATGGTGGAGTATTCCTCCGAGAAAGGGATGGGCCTGGTGACCGTGGGGCCCTCCGTACCCGGCATGATCATGGACGTGGACCTGGGGAAGGGCGATTGGATCATGCAGAAACACGGTATGCTGGCCTGTTCCAGGGGCACCGCCATATCCCGTGAGATGCAGAGACATCTCGGAGACCCCCAGTTCGACCAGGAGGGGCTCGTCCTCCTCAAGGTCTCGGGGGACGGGACGGCCTTCATCGCATCGTGCGGGGACTTCACCACCATGGACCTCCGCCCGGACGACCGTTACACGGTGTCCACGTCCCATGCCCTGGCATGGGAGAGTTCCGTCAAATACAGTATAAGGTCCATCAGGAGCAAGGCGGAGGACACCCGGGACGACGATGAGTGCGTCACCGATTTCAAGGGTCCCGGCAGGATCGTCATACAGAACATGAGCGAGGGCGACATTGCCGGCATGGTCGCCAGGTTCTCGGCGAAGAATCAGTAA